Proteins encoded in a region of the Phaenicophaeus curvirostris isolate KB17595 chromosome 1, BPBGC_Pcur_1.0, whole genome shotgun sequence genome:
- the CHD1L gene encoding chromodomain-helicase-DNA-binding protein 1-like: protein MSRFLHALRRAGRGAAGIDTDTDTWGLTGIKLRPYQVEGVKWLVQCYKVQHGCILGDEMGLGKTCQTISLLLYLTKKITNNERFLILCPLSVLSNWKEELERFAPGLSFLTYVGNKEERPKLQWNLKEQSHFHALLTTYEICLKDAAFLKSFNWAALVVDEAHRLKNQSSLLHKTLSEFSVGFSLLLTGTPIQNSLQELYSLLSLIEPDVFPREQVKEFVEYYQAIEKESESAKELHNLLQPFLLRRVKSEVAAELPKKVEVVLYHGMSALQRKFYKAILTKDLDAFESETGRKVTLQNVLIQLRKCVAHPYLFNGVEPEPFEVGDHIIEASGKLYLLDKLLSFLYAGGHRVLLFSQMTQLLDILQDYMDYRDYSYERLDGSVRGEERHLAIKNFGQQPIFIFLLSTRAGGVGMNLTAADTVIFTDSDFNPQNDLQAIARAHRIGQHRPVKIIRLIGRDTIEEIIYRRAASKLRLTNAIVEGGQFALGVPKPQGAGDLQLSEILKFGLDKLLSSEGSTIKDVDLENILGETKGGKWVTDTVLPHEEENEDEDTEENHMYVYEGKDYSKEPSREDKKAFDQLLDLQKAVTEEISKEGRALRNKANVLLTGLREPSTRRKHLLSTEELEARRKKRQEAAAKRARLMEEKKKAKAEAEHKKKMAWWEENHYTSTCLPSEESDLEEEPEENEAGLNVDLQYEDADLNSIKYVMGDVTHPKAEEEDAIIVHCLDDSGRWGRGGLFTALEARSDQPRKIYEMAGKMKDLELGGTLLFPIDDKKSRKKGRDLLALIVAQHRDRANNLSGIKLSALEKGLKKIYLAAKKRNATVHLPRIGYATKDFNWYGTERLIRKYLATRGIPTLIYYFPRNKGFSSASQPNSSSVMVSKP from the exons ATGTCCCGCTTCCTGCACGCGCTgcggcgcgcggggcggggggcggcgggcaTCGACACCGACACCGACACCTGGGGGCTCACAG GCATTAAGCTTCGTCCCTATCAAGTCGAAGGTGTAAAGTGGCTGGTGCAATGCTACAAAGTCCAGCATGGCTGTATCCTCGGCGATGAGATGGGTCTTGGGAAGACTTGTCAG ACTATTTCTCTACTTCTTtacttgacaaaaaaaataacgaACAACGAGAGATTTCTGATACTTTGTCCTCTGTCTGTTCTGAGCAATTGGAAGGAGGAACTGGAGAG GTTTGCTCCAGGCCTTTCCTTTTTGACATACGTAGGCAACAAGGAGGAGCGACCCAAACTGCAGTGGAACCTGAAAGAGCAATCTCACTTCCATGCACTCTTGACAACATATGAG ATTTGTCTAAAAGATGCAGCATTTCTGAAATC ctTTAACTGGGCTGCCCTGGTTGTAGATGAAGCTCACAGACTGAAAAATCAGAGTTCCCTGCTTCACAAGACGCTTTCTGAG TTCTCAGTAGGCTTCAGCCTGCTGCTCACAGGCACTCCAATCCAGAACAGCCTTCAGGAACTGTACTCCTTGCTCAGCCTTATTGAGCCTGACGTCTTTCCGAGGGAACAAGTGAAAGAGTTCGTCGAGTATTACCAAGCGATTGAAAAGGAGAGTGAGTCAG CCAAAGAGTTGCACAATCTTCTGCAGCCATTTTTGCTTCGAAGAGTCAAATCAGAGgtggcagcagagctgccaaAGAAGGTGGAAGTGGTTCTATACCATGGAATGTCAGCTTTGCAGAGGAAGTTCTACAAGGCCATCTTGACGAAAGATCTAG ATGCATTCGAAAGTGAAACAGGAAGGAAGGTTACACTTCAGAATGTCTTAATTCAGCTTCGGAAGTGTGTTGCCCACCCGTACCTTTTCAATG GTGTTGAGCCAGAACCCTTTGAGGTTGGAGACCATATTATTGAAGCCAGCGGCAAGCTGTATTTGTTGGATAAACTTCTTTCATTCTTGTATGCTGG TGGCCACCGTGTCTTGCTCTTTTCTCAGATGACTCAGCTGCTTGACATTCTGCAAGACTACATGGACTACAGAG ACTACAGCTACGAGCGTCTGGATGGTTCTGTTAGGGGCGAAGAAAGGCATCTCGCCATTAAGAACTTTGGTCAACAGCCCATCTTCATCTTCCTGCTGAGCACCAGAGCAG GTGGAGTTGGCATGAACCTGACAGCAGCAGATACAGTTATTTTTACTGATAGTGATTTTAACCCGCAAAATGACTTGCAAGCAATAGCAAGAGCTCACCGGATTGGACAGCACAG GCCTGTAAAAATTATCCGTTTGATTGGGCGAGATACAATTGAAGAAATAATCTACCGAAGAGCGGCTTCTAAGCTCCGGCTGACAAATGCCATTGTGGAAGGGGGACAGTTTGCTCTGGGAGTGCCCAAGCCTCAAGGAGCAGGAGATTTACAG ctGAGTGAAATCTTGAAATTTGGCTTGGATAAATTGCTGTCCTCTGAGGGGAGCACTATAAAGGATGTGGACCTAGAAAACATCCTTGGAGAGACAAAAGGAGGAAAGTGGGTAACGGATACTGTCCTCCCACATGAAGAAGAGAATGAAGATGAGGATACAGAAGAGA ATCACATGTATGTCTACGAAGGCAAAGATTATTCAAAAGAACCcagcagagaagacaaaaaagcaTTTGATCAGCTCTTGGATCTTCAGAAAGCCGTGACTGAAGAGATCAGTAAGGAAGGGAGAGCTCTCCGGAACAAAGCAAAC GTACTTCTCACAGGCCTCAGGGAGCCATCAACCAGAAGGAAGCACTTGTTGAgcacagaggagctggaggctAGGAGGAAGAAGcgccaagaagcagcagcaaagagagCAAGGCTtatggaggaaaagaagaaggcaAAAGCAGAGGCAGAACACAAGAAAAA gaTGGCCTGGTGGGAGGAAAATCATTACACATCTACCTGCCTTCCTTCAGAGGAAAGTGACCTTGAGGAAGAGCCTGAGGAGAATGAGGCTGGACTGAATGTGGATTTACAGTACGAAGATGCAGACTTGAACAGTATAAAGTACGTCATGGGAGATGTCACCCACCccaaagcagaagaggaggatgcCATCATTGTCCACTGCCTAG ATGACTCTGGCCGCTGGGGAAGGGGTGGTTTATTTACAGCTCTTGAGGCTCGTTCTGATCAGCCAAGGAAAATATATGAGATGGCAGGAAAGATGAAAG ACTTGGAGTTAGGAGGAACGCTGTTATTCCCCATTGACGATaaaaaatccaggaaaaaagGACGAGACTTG TTGGCCTTGATTGTAGCTCAGCACCGGGATCGGGCCAACAACTTGTCTGGCATTAAGCTGTCTGCTTTGGAAAAGGGCctgaagaaaatttatttagCAGCCAAAAAAAGGAATG CAACAGTGCATCTTCCACGGATTGGGTATGCAACAAAAGATTTCAACTGGTATGGTACCGAGCGGCTCATCCGAAAATACTTGGCAACACGTGGTATCCCCACTCTTAT CTACTACTTCCCTAGGAACAAaggcttttcctctgcttcacAACCTAATTCATCTTCAGTGATGGTCTCAAAGCCATGA